The sequence CCCCGCAAATCAAATCTACCCTGGTCTATCATGTCATTATGGACTATCCCGGGGAAAAGCAGTATAACCGTCTCAAACAACAATTTCCCCAAATACTTCCGGTTATGCTCGGCAACGAGATGAAAATCCAATTTGGGGCTTTTTATACGGAAATAGAGGCTAGACAGTGGTCACAGTTTCTAAACAGTCAGGGTCTGGGCAATTATATACTAGTTTCTTACCGTTCCAACCTCCAGTATTGACATTTAAAAAAGAGCTGATATACTTTGTTCATCATACCAGAACTAATTAATGAAGTCACAGGCGTAGTATTGTACCCATTTTCCCGTAATAGCCTACTTCTTTCTGTTAATTAATGAATCCTGTGCAGACTCCTGACCACAATTTCCTCCTGCCATCGGATGGTCATAATCAGCACGAGTCTGGTGGTGGTGGCCACTTTGGAGAGGAAAAATATGCCCCCGTTACGGCATTGAAGGAATTGGTGGCCTGTCTCCAAAGGGAACAAAACAAAATACAGGACTTGCTAAGTTCCCTTAGCTTCGCCTTACGTAGTTTCAACAACCTAAACCAATTCCTGGAATTGACCCCCCTCATGCTGGCTAGGGTGACAGATGCCGATGGCTCTATACTATTGTTGTATCACAAACATTCACACAACCAAGAAGTTCGTCTGGAGCAGGTCTACTGTCACAATAGCACATGGCAGAAGGAAATTAGGCGCCATTTTCAGCGGGCCGTTGAGCACATTAACAACTACATCCACCAAAGTCACACTAGTCCCCACCAATACCCGCCACCAGAGTCTTTCCCCAGTTTTGTAGAAGAACAAATACAACGTCAACTGTCCGGCCTGTTCCCAGTTTACAGTGTCCCTATTATCATCAAGAATGTTGAAAGGGGGAGTTTTTACGTCTTCAGTCAAGACGGGGAATACTGTTGGACACAAACCCGTCGCAAATTGGCTCAACTGGTGGCAGATCAAACCGCAGTGGCCATTGCCAATCATGAACTTACAGAAGAATTACGCTCCAAGGAAAGACAAGACAGAGAATTGGAAATAGCCTCAGAAATCCAACGCCGTCTTTTGCCCAGAAAGTGTCCCAAAATCAAGGGCCTGGAAGTGGCTGCCCGCTGTCAAACTGCCAACAGAGTGGGGGGAGACTATTACGATTTTATCCCCGCCAATTACGACCAGTGGGACGAAACCACCAGTAGCAGTAAGAAGGCCCCCTGTGAACCCTGGAGCATCGTAATTGGTGATGTAATGGGGAAGGGGGTGCCAGCAGGACTCATTATGACCATGACTAGGGGCATGTTGAGGGCAGAAGTTTTAAACCGTCATTCCCCCTCCCGGGTTTTAGAACATTTAAATCGCGTCATGTATGCCGACTTAGAAAATTCCCATCGCTTCGTAACTCTCTTCTACTCCGAATACGATCCACGTACCCACATCTTACGTTACGCCAACGCCGCCCATAACCCCCCCCTCCTGTGGCGAGAGGGAAAAGACGAGATTATCCTCCTAGATACCGAGGGCATGTTGATCGGTCTGGAGCCCAATTCCCACTACCAAGAGGACTGCCTACAACTACAAGCCAATGACACCATCCTCTACTACACCGATGGGATTACAGATGCCGTCAACTCCAAAAATCAACGCTTCGACGAGGACAAACTGATAGAAACCTTCCGTTACGCCTGTGGGCATTTTACCACTGCCGAGGAAATCCTCCAATACCTGTTTGACACCGTTGAACAGTTTATTGGCGTGGGCAACAAAAACAATGATGATATAACCCTCGTGGTAGTACGTTTCAACCCCGATATTTCCCCCAACTGCTACTGCTCCTAATTTATAATCGTTAACAGAACTTAATAAAACTTTAAAAATAAGCCGTTATGAAGACAGTAAGTCCCATCCACCATGTGAAGTCAATCCCAGGACAGTATTGGCAGTGGCGAGGACAAAATGTGTACTATGTGAGGGGGGGAGAAGAAAATAGAAGCAAACCACACCCCCCCCTACTGCTAGTACATGGTTTTGGCGCCTCCACTGACCACTGGCGGAAAAATATCCACCAACTGAAAGAGGACTTTGAAGTCTGGGCCATTGATCTGTTGGGATTCGGACGCTCTGCTAAACCTGCCTGGGATTACAATGGTCAACTGTGGCAGGAACAACTCAGTGATTTTATTACCCAGCTAATCCAACGACCCACAGTCGTGGCGGGAAACTCCCTGGGAGGATATGCCTGCTTGTGTGTTGGTGCCAACCACCCCGACAAGGTAGCCGGTGTAATACTTCTGAATAGTGCTGGTCCTTTCACCGACACCACCCCCCAAAAACCCGGCCTCCGACAAAAAATCACCAGCTGGATTTTCGCTAACCCCTTGGTAACTTATTTGTTATTCCAAAGACTACGAAATAAGAACAACATCCGCAAAACACTAGAAAAAATCTATTTTGACACCAGCGCCATCACCGACCAGCTTGTAGAGGACATTTACCGCCCCTCCTGTGACAAGGGGGCATTTCACGTATTCGCTTCCGTTTTCAAAAACCCCCAAGGGGAAAAGGTGGATCAGTTGCTAAAAAAACTCAAAAGCCCTCTACTAGTTATATGGGGAGATGAAGACCCCTGGATGAAAGTCCAACAAAGGGCCTCTCTTTTCCGTAAATACTACCCTCAACTCACAGAATATCACCTTCAGGCCGGCCACTGTCCCCATGATGAGGCTCCCGAAAAGGTAAACTCCCTTATCAAAACCTGGATAACCCAAACCCTAACCCCTGTCACCCCACCCCCCATTTAACCTCCCCCCACAAAAGGCAAACGGGGGACACCCGCCCCCCGGGAGTCAACAGTTGACAGTTGACAGTTGACGCCCCCATTATAACAAATAAAATGGCCAAGGTGATGGTAATAAGGAGAACCCTCCAGGAATCAGCGCAGAATTAGCGCATCTTTCCCCCCAGTCCCGCGGGATTATTCGTCTCAAAGGCTAATCCAAGCGGCTTTTCTTTTTTCTGGCCATGTGGAAAATGGTGCAGTCTTTGATTTATCCTAGGGTGATGATTGATGGATTTGTAGTAATGCCTAACCATATTCACGGTATTATTGTCCCGCATAATGGGGGACGTCGTGGCGTCAAAACAAAGGCAACGCAACCACTACTCATCCCTCTATACATCCCCCACAACCGGCACAGTCACCGAAGGATTAGGTTGACTGAAAACTCACTCCTCCCCAGTCACCCTCTCCTGGCGAGAAACGTATAATTCCAGACTGAAATCCCTGCCAAGGCTTTGACGTAAGAAGTCCTCCACCAGTCTCACCTGGGCAGGTGTAATCTTATTGTCAGTCTCCATGTTTACCAATACCAACGGGGGTGTCCTCGTCCAAACTACCCTGATTTTCACATTCTGTACCTCTTGTCCTATGGTTACAGTCTCATATAGCAGTTTTCTCCTGATGGCCACCTCAATTTGTTGCTGTTGCAATAATCGGAAAAAGCTGGCCCCCAAGGGGATAACCAAAAGAAGGGTTAGAAACGTAGTCCAACCTAACGCAGGGTTCGCCCTGGTATAACCAGAACACACAAAAACCACCATGCAGGCTAGGACAATGCCCAGTAGATTGGTAAGATACAATAGAAAGGCACCCCAGGCAAAAGAATAATTTCGGGCAGACAGGGAAATCCCTACCACACACAGCGGCGGCATCAACGCCACGGCAATAGCCACACCAGCCATAGTATCTGTTATTCTCTTCCTGATTTTGGCAAAGCCTCCTACCGCCCCCGCACTCAGGGCAATTCCCAAATCCAGAAGGTTTGGCTGGGTGCGGGCAATTATTTCTGAGCCAGGAGAGGGAAGGGAGGCCGCAAAAGCCACAAAGCTGGAAATAAACAAAGATAACACAGTTGCCCCAATCAGAGACACAAGGGCAGTGCGAAACAGTCTTACATCCCCCTCACAAGCGGCAAAGGCCAATCCCCTTAGAGGCAACATTAAGGGCGCCACCACCATTGCCCCTATAATCACTGCCGTACTATTACTGAGGAGACCGAAAGTGGCAATCAGACAGGCGCCGACGGTGCAAATGACAAAATCCCTACTCCAACGAGAATCCTCAAATAAGTCAAAGGCAAGCCGCTCCACTTCCTCTGGTGAGGGAGAGGGGATGATACTGTTTATAAATTTAAAAATCTTTCTAGCCTTTTTCTTTCTCATACCTAACTGTTGTCCTTATTATCGGCTGAGGGGCGGCAAAAACAATCCCCTTATGAAAGACTTAAAATTCCCCCACACGGATTGCCACACCCATTATCACAAACAGTATTGCCAGTATGGTCACATCATCCATATGATTAGGTCAGAGGAACAAGATTCTCTTTGCCTAGCAAGGCGATAATAAAAGAAAGCTACTTTATTCCAAAACCCGTTGTTATATGTATTGCCAGGAATATTAACCCCAGTTTCTTAAATTTGCCTTCAGAATCTTCAATTAAGTCGGTATTTCCCATTTTTACGGCTTCTGGTGACACCGTTTAGGCCAATATGACATGTCCCCCCAATACTGGCTCCCAGAACCTTCTATTGTTTATATTTGGGATGGCAAAACCGAGATGGCAGCCACTGCCAAAAACAGAAGGGCACTAGTGGTTTCTAGGAGGGCAACGTTTTTTATGTCTGTCTGCTGATACCAGTTCAGAAAAAATATTACTACCAAAAGTTTAAGAAATAATACAGAAAAGGCAAGACAGGTAAAAGGTGACAATACTCCCAAATACCAGAGAAAAAAACAATAATAGTGGCCAGAAGGTGATAGACAACGGCTGGCAGAATGGAAGTGGTCCTGGGTTTGCGCAATTTAACGGTGAAGATAGCACTAGCAAAAAACAGGGTATTCAACAGTCACAAACCCCAAACCTGATAGTCCCAATGGCCACTAGTTGCCCCGTAGGCAAAGGGGGTGGACAGACATACGGCGGCAAAGGTAAGAAACTCGTTAAAGATAGACTTTTGTTGCCGAAAATACACTGCCACGGAGTCTATCAAAAAAGCCACAATAGCCAAACCGTGGCCATACTTCCCCCACCAGGGCCATCAGACTGTACACCATCCCCCAGAATAGCAAACGAGCCTTCAGACTACTTCGTTGTTTTATCTGCAAAACCAGGGGGTGTCCAGCCTGAAACGCAAAAAAAAAAAAGCTACCATCAGGGCAATGGTAGTATCCCAATTCCATCTTTGGGCAGCTGCAGCACCCACTAGAAAAGACACCAATAACACCACCTATACCCCATGCTGCGGTGAAAACAGTCCATTACAATCCCTGTGTAACTAGGGTGTGGGAGGGTAAACTGCCACTAAAGAAGGTTTTGGTGGGGAATTGGGTTTGTTTTCCGGCCAGTTAGACCCCTTAGGTATAAACCGCAGTTGGGTGAATTTTTGGCCATCAGTGGTGGGTATAGCAAACTCCCTGATTTCTGCTGCCATATCCTGACGAATCCCATTTTTTTCCCCAGGATGTTGAATGGCCAGGAAAAGGGTTTCCTGCCAGAAACATAAGCCACATATTTCCGTCTCCATCGGGCCAATTCCAAAGGGATAGGCCAGTCCCGCATTTTTTCCTGCCAACGGTATATACCAAATACTGTTGTTACCCATTGCCCCTGTTATATAGGCACTATCTGGTTTATTCAACAAGCCTGTGGGCATATCTGTTACCATCCATAGATTGCCCTGTGGGTCAAATGCTATATTGTCAGGATTAGCAAAACCCATACCACCCATAGCTGGAAAACCACCCGCACCAATAATCTCCCAGGTGAAAGTCAAGGCCCCTGGTTGATTGTCTTTTTCTTTAATCTTCATCAAACAACCATATTCATACACCTGCCCCCTCTCATCGCTGAAAATAGTCTTATCTGGACTACCGTCTTCAGAGGCACTACCGGCAGTAAAGGCAATAATCAGAGACTTGTCAATGGGACTTAATTCTAAATCCTCTGGACGGGCAGTGCAGGTGCCCCCCACCACATTGGCGGCAAAATGGGCATCTATTAAAATCGCCCCCTGTATTTCCTCCTCTGTCTCACCCACGTACAAATCCCCCAGTCGTCGATACTGTCTTTGAAATTTATCCAACTCTTCCTGACGGGTGACGTTGATAATCCCCCCCTCTTGTCTGTCCGGATTGGGTATAGGCAATAATCTCCCTACTAGATTCTCAATGGGAGTCGGATTTATGGGCGTGTCGGCTTTCAGGGGAATCCACTCACCGCTGCCGTCTGGACTCATCTTGGCTACATACAACATCCCTCTTTCTAACAGTCTAGAGTTGGCCTTGTCTTTAGGATTTACTACCTTCCCCTCCGACACAAACTTATACAAATGTCCCCCCGTGCGATCGCACCCTGAATAGACTGCCAGGGGTTGATTCTCCTCTGCCCAAATGGCCACTGCCTCGTGTCGATAACGGCCTAGCCATGTGTGTTTTGTTCCGTAATCGTTAGGATTACTGGGGTCTATTTCTACCATCCACCCATATTTATTGCCAGCCAAACCAAAGGGGTTACCTTGTCCATTAATTCCCTTTACTGGCCCTTTAGAGGGAGGAAAAGAAGTCCCATCCGCCATTACCTCTTCTGGCACCTGGGATTGGAAGTTTTCTTCAGCACTAAAAACCGTGCCCCAGGGAGAAGTGCCCCCCGCACAGTTGGCAAAAGTGCCGATAATTTTCTCCCCCAGGCCGTCGATGTAGCCCAATCCCTCTCTTTTCTTAAACACCGCCACTGCCGGGCCTGTAGCCTTCAGGTAGCGTCCATCTTTCCAACCTGATAACCCCGTCACACGTCTATCCTGCTTGCTGTAGGTCCTTTTCCATCTCCCATTCTCTCGTCTTACTGAGATAACTCCTATACCCTGGTCTATCAGTAATTCTTCAAAAAACCGTTGAAATTTTTCCTTGGCCGGGTCATCATCTGCCATAGCAAAAACATCTATTTCTCCCTGTTTTAGGGATGCTAAAACCTCCATATCCAAGGGTTTTTTTATTACCTCCTCATAGCTTTGTAACCAGGGAGTGGGACTTATGTACTCAAAATTTACCACCAAATAACCCTCATTTTCTTCTGTGGGGATAAAAGCCACATAGTCATTGTTATAACCAAATCTAGAATCCCCCACCCTATCTCCCCAGGTGGCAATCACCTCATATTTAAACCCCTCTGGCAAAACTAAATCGTCTTTTACCCTATAGCTTCTAAACTGTCTTTTTTGCTTTTCAGGTGGTAAATTATCTACTTCAAGAGGTATGGGATATTTCACAGGTTTAAATTGAGAAAAACTAGATTTTTCCACCTTAGCAAGGGAATATTTCCCAGTATTATTTAGGGCCAAATCCGCCAATTTGCCCCCCGCTAAGCCTACTCCCAAAAACAGCAAGAAATTCCGTCTAGTGAATCTCATATTTTGGGCTTTTACTTGATGGCCTATTACACTATCCACATTATAGTGAGCCACTCTGGGAACTGGGGAAATAATTGTTTTTGAAAATGAAATGTTTACCTGGGAGACTGATTTTGGTTATGCTAGGTAGATACATGAAGGTAGTCATAGTCAAGAGAGAGTGAGAAAAACTCAGTAATACTATGCCAACTCTAGTGATTGTGGAATCGCCCACCAAAGCCAAAACTATTCGCAATTTTCTGCCGAAAGACTATATGGTAGAGGCTTCTATGGGGCACGTGCGGGATTTACCCTCCTCCTCGGCGGAGATACCGGAGGAATATAAAAAATACCCTTGGAGTCGTTTGGGGGTGAATGTAGAAAACAATTTTGAGCCCCTTTATGTAATCCCCCAAGGCAAAAAGAAAATAGTCCAACAGTTAGAAAAGGCTTTGGCAAAGGCGGATGAGTTAATTCTGGCAACAGACGAGGATAGAGAAGGGGAAAGTATTAGTTGGCACCTGTTGCAGTTATTAAAACCAAAAGTGCCCACTAAGAGAATGGTATTTCATGAAATCACTCAAGAGGCTATCCAGAAAGCTTTAGCCAACTGTCGGGCAGTGGATGAAAATTTGGTACACGCCCAGGAAACAAGACGTATTTTAGATCGTTTGGTGGGTTATACTCTCTCCCCCCTGTTGTGGAAAAAGATTGCCAAGGGATTGTCTGCCGGCAGGGTACAATCAGTTGCTGTAAGACTGTTGGTGCAAAGGGAAAGGGAAAGAAGAGCTTTTGTTGCAGCCCAGTATTGGGATTTAAAAGCTATCCTGTCTTATGAGGGGGTGGAATTTGAAGCTAAACTGGTGGCCCTAGGGGGCCAAAAACTGGCCACTGGTAGTGATTTTGACCCCAAAACCGGCCAGTTGCTGGCAGGAAAACAGGTAATTGTCCTTAATGAACAACAGGCACAAGAACTCTTACAGAAACTACAAGGAAAAATATGGCAGGTTACGGGGGTAGAAGAAAAACAGATAAAACGCTCCCCCTATCCACCCTTCACTACGTCTACCTTACAACAAGAAGCCAACCGAAAACTGGGGTTTAGCGCCCAGGAAACCATGCGTATTGCCCAGAGTCTGTATGAAAACGGATATATTACATACATGCGTACAGACTCAGTACACCTGTCAGAGGAGGCAATAGCCGCCGCGCGAAGTTGCATACAGCAAATGTATGGTCAAGAGTATCTCAGTCCCACCCCCAGACAATACAAAACGAAATCAAAGGGAGCACAAGAAGCTCATGAGGCAATTCGACCAGCCGGCAGTCGGTTCAGATTGCCACAGGAGACGGGTTTAAAAGACAGGGAATTGGCTCTCTATGAGTTAATCTGGAAGAGGACTATTGCCAGTCAGATGGCGGATGCCCTTCTAAGCCATACTACTGTCCAGATAGGGGTAGAGGATGCCAATTTCCGCGCCAGTGGGAAGACAATTCTCTTTCCCGGCTTTTTCCGTGCCTATGTGGAGGGCTCAGATGACCCTACCGCCGCCTTAGAAAACCAAGAGATAATTCTACCCCCTCTTCGGGTGGGTGTTGGGGTGTCCTGTAATAGTTTAGAAGCGGTAAAACACGAAACCCAACCCCCCCCACGTTATACCGAGGCTACCCTAGTAAAAACTTTAGAACAAGAGGGCATAGGCAGACCTAGCACTTATGCCACTATAATCAGCACTATTGTGGAGAGAGGTTATGCTCAGATTCGTCAGAAGCAACTAATTCCCACTTTTGCTGCCTTTGCCGTCACCAGTCTTCTGGAGGAAAACTTTGAGGAGTTAGTGGACGTCAAATTCACCTCTAATATGGAACAGGCACTAGACGACATTGCGGCGGGGCAAAGGGACTGGTTAGCCTATTTAAAAGAATTCTATCTGGGAGAAAATGGTCTAGCCAAGAAAGTTCAATTGAGGGAGAGTCAAATAGACAGTCAGAAAGCCAAAATAATCCAACTGGACAACCTTAATGCCACCGTCAAGATAGGACAATACGGTGTGTACATAGAAGCCAAACAGGGGGATGAGATTATTAAATCCACTCTACCAGAAGACATCACCCCGGCAGACTTAGATGCCGAGCAGGTGGAAAGGCTGTTAAAACTGAAAAAACAGGGAAATGAGCCTTTGGGCAATGACCCGGACACAGGACTGCCTGTATATTTACTCATAGGTAGCTATGGCCCCTATGTCCAATTGGGAGAGGGGAAAAATGCCAAAACTGCTTCCCTGCCAAAGGGCATTAAACCAGAGGAAGTCACCTTGGAGATGGCCCTAAGCTACCTGAGATTGCCTCGGACTTTGGGGAATCATCCTGAAACCGGTAGGCTCATTCAGGCGGGTATAGGACGATTTGGGCCCTATATAGTCCACGATTTGGGGGCGGAAAAGGATTATAGATCTCTAAAAGAGGGAGATGATGTTTTAACCATCAGCCTGGAGAGAGCATTAGAAATTCTCGCTCAACCTAAAGCCAGTCGGAATAATACTGCTGGAAACAAAAATATTTCGGCTCCCTTGAAGGAGTTGGGACTACACCCCCAGTCCCAACAGCCCATTAATATTTACCAGGGTCCTTATGGAGTATATGTGAAGCACGGAAAGGAGAATGTCAAATTGCCAAAAGGGGAAACAGTAGAAACCATGACCTTGGAAAAGGCTCTAGCTTTGCTGGAAAAGGGCGCTACTAATAAAAACAGCAGCAGAAAGAGTACAAAAAAAGGGAAATTCTCAGGGCAGAACCGGAAAAACCAGTACAGGTAATACAAGCCGCTATGGCAGTACCAGTCTTAAAACTAGGGGGGCAATGGCATTGACTATTTGCACGAAGACCGGACTACCCTCATTGCCATCTTTGGCGTCTGCCTCCTCCCGGGCCTTTACCAGTTGCAGAAAACGGGTGGCAAGGAGATACCCCTCCTGATTTTGCTGGGATTGGAACAAGCTCTGGGCTTTTTCCGCATCTTTCAAGGCCCCTTGGATTTGCCCATAACGAGACTTCACCACCGCCCTGGCTAGATAGGCATGGGCTAGGGTTGGCTCTAGGCTGATTGCCTGAGAGTAGAAGTTGGCCGCCCCCACAAAGTTGCCCCTCCTGTCTTCTAACACCCCCCAAAGATAAAACTGCTGGGCTGAGGCCACACTACTGGGGAGTCCCACCACCCCCTGGACATTAGCTTTGCTCAGGTCCACTTTCTCCAGGTATGCCCCCACCAGGTATGCGCCCCGCAAATCTGTGTTATCTAATGTAGCATTAGATAAATTAGCCCCATTCAGATTGGCCCCATGAAGGGAGGCATTGCTAAGGTCAGCACCACTCAGGTCAGCACCGGCCAGGTTAGCCCGAGAAAGGTTGGCACCCCTAAGCGCCGCGCCCCTCAAATCCGCATCCCTTAAGTCCGTCATCACTAAACCGGCACCCCTCAGGTCACACCCGGGACACCGTCTAGTCTGCAACAGTTGGGAGATGTGAGCCAGATTTTCTCCCCAGGCCGCGGTGGCCATCACGGTGGTGAAGACGGGAGCCCCCAAAAATTGTAGTAAGTTTGTCTTCATTTGTAACTAGAAACGCTTTTTATTCTTCATAGTTATTCATTGTAGTCACAGGCTACCCGAAAACCAATGAGTTTGCCCTTGAACTCCGGCAAAGCCAACAGTCGCACCCCGGAACGACAATAATAGGCTGTATCATCCCAAGAACCTCCCCTTATTACCCGGGGCAGTTCCCCCTCCTCTTCCTCATCTTCCAGCCAGGCACTGCCGTCAGTGGGAGCCCCCTCGTAATTTTCATGCCAGTGATCTAAACACCACTCCCAAACATTACCATGCATGTCATATAGTCCGAAATGGTTAGCCGGAAAACTTCCTACCTCTGTGGTTTCTTGTCGCCACTTGCCTGTGCCCCCCACGCCGTAACCATAACTGGCCTTGTAATTGGCCAATTCGGAAGTGATGGTGCCCCCGAAACAGAAGGATTCAGTAGTACCTGCTCTACAAGCGTACTCCCATTCAGCCTCTGTGGGGAGACGAAAATTTCTCCCCGTCATCTGTGATAGACGACTACAGAATTCCATGGCCTCGTACCAGGACACATTTTCCACGGGACGATTGTCTCCCCGAAAAAAAGACGGATTTGTGCCCATCACTGCCATGTATTGACTCTGGGTGACGGGGTATTGGCCTAAAAGGAAAGTTCTAATCTGAACAATATGTTGAGGACCCTCATCTGGACTACGCCCGATTTCCCCTGAAGGCGTGCCCATGAGAAAACTGCCCCCCACAATTCTGACTAAAGGCAGGGACACCCCATTGGACAAGGGCACCTCAATACAATCTGCCACCCTTTTCTCCCGCTGCAGGACAATAGTGGTGGCATTTTCTATCCTGACGGTGACAACCTCAAATTCACGGCTTTTCATACAGGGGGCGACTTTTTCCTCCAATTAACTAATTGTAACTCCAAAGAACAAAAAAAACCTGCAGGTCAATGGTTGTCTATAATGGTTATAGAGGCAAAGCGGGGGATTAACGAGCCAGTCTAATGGTGCCAGAAACCACAGACTCCCCCTAATCCTGTGTTAAAATCAGCAGTAAGAAGTGGCTGGAGTGAGTAAGGATATATGTTTGAACGCTTCACGGAAAAAGCGATAAAGGTCATAATGCTAGCCCAGGAGGAGGCGCGCCGTCTGGGGCATAACTTTGTTGGCACTGAGCAAATTCTCCTGGGTTTGATCGGGGAAGGTACTGGCATCGCCGCTAAGGTGCTTAAGTCTATGGGGGTTAACCTCAAGGATGCTCGCATCGAAGTAGAAAAAATCATTGGGCGGGGTTCCGGTTTTGTGGCCGTGGAAATCCCCTTTACTCCCAGGGCAAAAAGGGTATTGGAATTGTCTTTGGAAGAAGCTCGTCAACTGGGTCATAACTATATCGGTACTGAACACCTCTTGCTCGGTTTGATTCGTGAAGGAGAAGGGGTTGCTGCTAGAGTGTTGGAAAACCTAGGTGTGGACTTGGCCAAGGTGCGCACCCAAGTCATTCGCATGCTAGGTGAAACAGAAAGCACCCCCATTGGGGTTGGTGGCTCCAGTCGTTCCAATAA comes from Geminocystis sp. M7585_C2015_104 and encodes:
- the topA gene encoding type I DNA topoisomerase encodes the protein MPTLVIVESPTKAKTIRNFLPKDYMVEASMGHVRDLPSSSAEIPEEYKKYPWSRLGVNVENNFEPLYVIPQGKKKIVQQLEKALAKADELILATDEDREGESISWHLLQLLKPKVPTKRMVFHEITQEAIQKALANCRAVDENLVHAQETRRILDRLVGYTLSPLLWKKIAKGLSAGRVQSVAVRLLVQRERERRAFVAAQYWDLKAILSYEGVEFEAKLVALGGQKLATGSDFDPKTGQLLAGKQVIVLNEQQAQELLQKLQGKIWQVTGVEEKQIKRSPYPPFTTSTLQQEANRKLGFSAQETMRIAQSLYENGYITYMRTDSVHLSEEAIAAARSCIQQMYGQEYLSPTPRQYKTKSKGAQEAHEAIRPAGSRFRLPQETGLKDRELALYELIWKRTIASQMADALLSHTTVQIGVEDANFRASGKTILFPGFFRAYVEGSDDPTAALENQEIILPPLRVGVGVSCNSLEAVKHETQPPPRYTEATLVKTLEQEGIGRPSTYATIISTIVERGYAQIRQKQLIPTFAAFAVTSLLEENFEELVDVKFTSNMEQALDDIAAGQRDWLAYLKEFYLGENGLAKKVQLRESQIDSQKAKIIQLDNLNATVKIGQYGVYIEAKQGDEIIKSTLPEDITPADLDAEQVERLLKLKKQGNEPLGNDPDTGLPVYLLIGSYGPYVQLGEGKNAKTASLPKGIKPEEVTLEMALSYLRLPRTLGNHPETGRLIQAGIGRFGPYIVHDLGAEKDYRSLKEGDDVLTISLERALEILAQPKASRNNTAGNKNISAPLKELGLHPQSQQPINIYQGPYGVYVKHGKENVKLPKGETVETMTLEKALALLEKGATNKNSSRKSTKKGKFSGQNRKNQYR
- a CDS encoding pentapeptide repeat-containing protein, with amino-acid sequence MKTNLLQFLGAPVFTTVMATAAWGENLAHISQLLQTRRCPGCDLRGAGLVMTDLRDADLRGAALRGANLSRANLAGADLSGADLSNASLHGANLNGANLSNATLDNTDLRGAYLVGAYLEKVDLSKANVQGVVGLPSSVASAQQFYLWGVLEDRRGNFVGAANFYSQAISLEPTLAHAYLARAVVKSRYGQIQGALKDAEKAQSLFQSQQNQEGYLLATRFLQLVKAREEADAKDGNEGSPVFVQIVNAIAPLVLRLVLP
- a CDS encoding DUF389 domain-containing protein, with product MRKKKARKIFKFINSIIPSPSPEEVERLAFDLFEDSRWSRDFVICTVGACLIATFGLLSNSTAVIIGAMVVAPLMLPLRGLAFAACEGDVRLFRTALVSLIGATVLSLFISSFVAFAASLPSPGSEIIARTQPNLLDLGIALSAGAVGGFAKIRKRITDTMAGVAIAVALMPPLCVVGISLSARNYSFAWGAFLLYLTNLLGIVLACMVVFVCSGYTRANPALGWTTFLTLLLVIPLGASFFRLLQQQQIEVAIRRKLLYETVTIGQEVQNVKIRVVWTRTPPLVLVNMETDNKITPAQVRLVEDFLRQSLGRDFSLELYVSRQERVTGEE
- a CDS encoding SpoIIE family protein phosphatase, with the translated sequence MNPVQTPDHNFLLPSDGHNQHESGGGGHFGEEKYAPVTALKELVACLQREQNKIQDLLSSLSFALRSFNNLNQFLELTPLMLARVTDADGSILLLYHKHSHNQEVRLEQVYCHNSTWQKEIRRHFQRAVEHINNYIHQSHTSPHQYPPPESFPSFVEEQIQRQLSGLFPVYSVPIIIKNVERGSFYVFSQDGEYCWTQTRRKLAQLVADQTAVAIANHELTEELRSKERQDRELEIASEIQRRLLPRKCPKIKGLEVAARCQTANRVGGDYYDFIPANYDQWDETTSSSKKAPCEPWSIVIGDVMGKGVPAGLIMTMTRGMLRAEVLNRHSPSRVLEHLNRVMYADLENSHRFVTLFYSEYDPRTHILRYANAAHNPPLLWREGKDEIILLDTEGMLIGLEPNSHYQEDCLQLQANDTILYYTDGITDAVNSKNQRFDEDKLIETFRYACGHFTTAEEILQYLFDTVEQFIGVGNKNNDDITLVVVRFNPDISPNCYCS
- a CDS encoding DUF839 domain-containing protein, whose protein sequence is MRFTRRNFLLFLGVGLAGGKLADLALNNTGKYSLAKVEKSSFSQFKPVKYPIPLEVDNLPPEKQKRQFRSYRVKDDLVLPEGFKYEVIATWGDRVGDSRFGYNNDYVAFIPTEENEGYLVVNFEYISPTPWLQSYEEVIKKPLDMEVLASLKQGEIDVFAMADDDPAKEKFQRFFEELLIDQGIGVISVRRENGRWKRTYSKQDRRVTGLSGWKDGRYLKATGPAVAVFKKREGLGYIDGLGEKIIGTFANCAGGTSPWGTVFSAEENFQSQVPEEVMADGTSFPPSKGPVKGINGQGNPFGLAGNKYGWMVEIDPSNPNDYGTKHTWLGRYRHEAVAIWAEENQPLAVYSGCDRTGGHLYKFVSEGKVVNPKDKANSRLLERGMLYVAKMSPDGSGEWIPLKADTPINPTPIENLVGRLLPIPNPDRQEGGIINVTRQEELDKFQRQYRRLGDLYVGETEEEIQGAILIDAHFAANVVGGTCTARPEDLELSPIDKSLIIAFTAGSASEDGSPDKTIFSDERGQVYEYGCLMKIKEKDNQPGALTFTWEIIGAGGFPAMGGMGFANPDNIAFDPQGNLWMVTDMPTGLLNKPDSAYITGAMGNNSIWYIPLAGKNAGLAYPFGIGPMETEICGLCFWQETLFLAIQHPGEKNGIRQDMAAEIREFAIPTTDGQKFTQLRFIPKGSNWPENKPNSPPKPSLVAVYPPTP
- a CDS encoding alpha/beta fold hydrolase — its product is MKTVSPIHHVKSIPGQYWQWRGQNVYYVRGGEENRSKPHPPLLLVHGFGASTDHWRKNIHQLKEDFEVWAIDLLGFGRSAKPAWDYNGQLWQEQLSDFITQLIQRPTVVAGNSLGGYACLCVGANHPDKVAGVILLNSAGPFTDTTPQKPGLRQKITSWIFANPLVTYLLFQRLRNKNNIRKTLEKIYFDTSAITDQLVEDIYRPSCDKGAFHVFASVFKNPQGEKVDQLLKKLKSPLLVIWGDEDPWMKVQQRASLFRKYYPQLTEYHLQAGHCPHDEAPEKVNSLIKTWITQTLTPVTPPPI